CGCCCACCGGATGACCGACGCTGTCCTCAAACATTGGGTCGGGGCCTACCACCTTGTACTCCTTGCCCGGACAGAATCAGTTAACCACTCTCCCTCCCATCTACATTCTCGACAGTAGGCTTCATAACCGGGGACGAGGTCCAATTCGGCCCCACACTGGGGACACCTGGCTTGGTCAGGCCGATTTTCGATCCTGGAACGCGTTGGTCGGCATCTAAATTAGCGTAGCCCCGATCTGATGGGAGCATCGTCCTGGGTAGACGACCTTTCGTAACAACCTTCTCGCTGCCCGCGGTTGCCATCGCCTCCGCTCCACAAAATCACAACTCCCGTCAATTCATAGGATAACTTCCCACAAGTCTGCAGACAATCGGGTCAAAACCCGATTGAACTTGCCAATGACAATCTGTTGCTCGGGGAAGCCGTCGATACAGGAGGAGTCCCACTCTGTTCCCAGCTCGGTACACCGGAGGCATGAAGGCGCTCACCAAGGATGGTGCCACAGAAGTAACGGTCTGCCCCGATCCATAAGTGAGAGGATTGGCCGTTCGGGCTTAAGTCCGTCGTATATAGAATACTTGAGTGTGCTATTTCGATGTAGTGATGTGATGAAAAGGCTGTGCCCCCAGAAGAACGAATGGCAAGGCGAGTTGCTCATCTCGCCGGGGAGGTCACAGCCTATGCAGTACATCGGGATTGATATTCATAAGCGCTACACTTTCTACACACAGATGGATGCGCTGGGGCAGATTCAGCGACAGGGCAAGCTGACCAACAGCCGCGAAACATTGGCCGAGTTCTTCGGGAAGGTAGCGGAACCGGCGCGCGTCGTGATCGAGGCCAGCATGAACTGGTACCATCTTTACGATCTGCTCGAAGATTTGGATATCCCAGTCACGCTGGCGCATCCTCTCCGGACGCGGGCTATCGTTGAAGCGAAGGTGAAGACCGATAAAGTGGATAGTACAATCCTCGCGCATCTGTTGCGGACCGACCTCGTCCCTGCAGCATACATCCCGCCCCGGGAGATCCGGGATCTGCGCGAGCTCCTGCGCTACCGAGCCGCCCTGGTCAAACTCCAGACCATGGTCAAGAACCGGATCCACGCCATTCTCCTTAAGCATGGGTATCAATGCCCCTACACTGATGCATTCGGGCGGCGAGGCCGGCAATGGCTGAGTGCGCTCTCTCTGCGGCCCGTCTACCAACAGGCGCTCGGTGGTTTCCTGAGCGTCCTCGACACGCTCAAGACCCAGATTCAAGCGGCCGCGCATACCATCGACCAAGAAGCCGAAGCGACCCCGGTCGTCGAGCAGCTCTGCACTCTGCCAGCGGCTCCAGGGGATGCCAAACGGGCGCTCTGCCGGATTGTAGGGTGGCGGGATGGCACAAACGATCGTGGCCGAATAGGAGTCACCACCTACGATCGCCAGGAGCTAAATTAGGTGGCGTTCGGGATTGGCCAGCGCCGGGCTCACGACGGAAGCGTTCGTGAGGGCGGCGCCACCTGAGCGATGAAGAACGCGCTGTTCTGCGCGACCGTGAGCACCAGGAACACGCTTTTCAGACGAACTCGGGGATACGCCTCGCGCCGGCGCGGCGGGCGAGAGCATGACACCCAAACACGTCGCCAGCACGGTGCAGGACCGCGAGCGGCTTTTGATGTGCACCTGAGTTGCTCGCAGCGTAGTTATCGAACGACCATGACGGGAAGATGGGCTCCGTGCAAGACGCGCTCGCTGACGCTGCCGAGGATGAGGCCCCCTATCTGGCCGAGGCCGCGCGCTCCCATAATGATCAGGTCCGCCTTCTTCTCGCCGGCAAGCCGGATGATCTCTGCGGACGGATCACCGGACCGATAGTCACGCTCAACCGGGACATTGGCGCTGA
This genomic stretch from bacterium harbors:
- a CDS encoding transposase; this encodes MQYIGIDIHKRYTFYTQMDALGQIQRQGKLTNSRETLAEFFGKVAEPARVVIEASMNWYHLYDLLEDLDIPVTLAHPLRTRAIVEAKVKTDKVDSTILAHLLRTDLVPAAYIPPREIRDLRELLRYRAALVKLQTMVKNRIHAILLKHGYQCPYTDAFGRRGRQWLSALSLRPVYQQALGGFLSVLDTLKTQIQAAAHTIDQEAEATPVVEQLCTLPAAPGDAKRALCRIVGWRDGTNDRGRIGVTTYDRQELN